From the Moraxella sp. FZFQ2102 genome, the window TAAATTTATTGGTTTAAATTGGATAAACCACACATAAAATCCTGCAATCATCTTGGTTGCAGGATTTTTATTTGGGATCATTGATGACTTAAGCTTAAAAATTGTGGGCTAAGAGTGGCTTTTTTATCATATAAATCGATAGGTTTATCAATATTATCAAATTATGATGATAAATGCACTGTGGTATAATCGCCACAATCTGTCTATGCATTCATCTGTGCATCAAACACTCATTAATCCAAGAACTTATTGACCTAAGAAAAAGGCGTGCGGCTGTGCCAAAAGCGTCATCGTGTGGGAATGTCCTTTTATGACTTATCCAAAACCAAATAATCATTCAGCGAACTTCTTTTTTTTGATTTTGCCGCGCTATGTGCTGTTTTGGGTCTGCGTTGCGTTGATTCCTGTGGCGTTATTTTTGCAAATCTGGTGGTTGCTTGTGATCGCCATCGCCTTGACTTGCCTTGGGATTTATAATATCAATCAAAAACGCCACGCGATCTTGCGCAATTATCCGATCAGCGGACACATTCGCTTTTTATTTGAGAATTTCCGCCCAGAGGTGCGCCAATATTTCATCGAAGGCGATCGCGATGAAGTGCCGTTTTCGCGTCTGCAGCGCTCAATCGTTTATCAGCGTGCTAAGGATTTGGACAGCACCACCGCCTTTGGTAGCTTGAATGATTTGACCAAACCAGGTACGGATTGGTTCTTGCACTCAGGTCGCAGCCACACGATCGAAAATCACGATTTTCGCGTGCGCGTGGGCAATGAGCGCTGTTTGCAGCCTTATGAGTTGTCAGTGCTGAACATCTCGGCGATGAGTTTTGGCTCATTGTCCGCCAATGCCATCGAAGCATTGAATAAAGGCGCCAAAGAAGGCGGCTTTGCTCATGATACTGGCGAAGGGAGTATCAGTCCTTATCATCGTAAGCATGGTGGTGATTTGATTTGGGAGCTTGGCACGGGATATTTTGGCTGCCGTGATGATAATGGTCGATTCAATCCTGAGACTTTCCGTCAGCAGGCGGCATCTGAGCAGGTCAAGATGATCGAGATCAAGCTGTCACAAGGAGCGAAACCGGGTAAAGGCGGCGTACTACCTGCTGCCAAAATCACCCAAGAGATCGCTGAGACGCGCCACATTCCGATGGGTGTGGACTGCATTTCGCCAGCGACGCATCCAGAGTTTAGCACGCCGCGCGAGTTGGTACAGTTTTGGCAAAAATTGCGCGAATTATCGGGCGGTAAACCTGTGGGCTTTAAGCTGTGTATCGGTATGCCGTGGGAGTTTATGGCGATCGTCAAGGCGATGATTGAAGAAGATAATTATCCTGATTTCATTGTCGTCGATGGTGCAGAAGGCGGTACGGGTGCTGCGCCTGTGGAGTTCATGGATTCGGTGGGGATGCCGCTGGTCGATGCGCTGATTTTTGTCCAAAATACTTTGGTCGGTGCGGGCATTCGCGATAAGATCAAAATCGGCGTCAGTGGCAAAATCATCAGTGCCTTTGACATTGCCAAGATGATGAGCTTGGGGGCGGATTGGTGCAACTCGGCGCGTGGCTTTATGTTTGCGGTGGGCTGTATCCAGTCACGCTCATGCCATACCAACAAATGCCCAACTGGTGTCGCCACCCAAGACCCTGCTCGCCAAAAAGCATTGGATGTGCCTGATAAGTCGCGCCGCGTGAAAAACTTCCACGGCAATACACTAAAAGCACTGTCAGGTCTGGTCGGTGCAGCAGGGCTGAATCACCCAAGTGAACTGAAGCCACATCACATCGTCCGTCGCCAGCCAGACGGCTGGATTAAGCTGTTGTCCGAGCATTATCAGTTCATCGACTCAGGTTCGCTATTGACAGGTGATTGTGGTCGTCGTGTGCTGGATGATATGTGGAAGCTTGCCGATCCGAACAGCTTTCAGGCGATGAGCATCGCTGATGAGATCGTTGATGCTGAGAATGAGCGCCGCCGTCATTGATTGATTTTGAAATAAATCACCATCAAAAAAGCCATTGGATATTCCAAATGGCTTTTTGTTTTCTTGCTCTTCACTCCCTACTCTTAGAAAAACCCCAATGCCTTAGCCGAATAGCTGACCAATAGGTTTTTGGTTTGTTGATAATGATCAAGCATCATCTTGTGCGTCTCACGGCCAATGCCTGATTTTTTGTAGCCACCAAAAGCGGCATGGGCAGGGTAGATATGGTAGCAGTTGGTCCATACACGACCTGCTTGGATAGCACGGCCAGCACGATAAGCGGTCGTGCCGTCACGGCTCCAAACGCCTGCACCCAGACCATACATGGTGTCGTTAGCGATGGCGATGGCTTCATCAAAGTCTTTGAAAGTGGTTACTGACAGCACAGGGCCAAAGATTTCTTCTTGGAAAATCTCCATGCTGTTCTCACCCTTAAAGATGGTC encodes:
- a CDS encoding glutamate synthase-related protein, with translation MTYPKPNNHSANFFFLILPRYVLFWVCVALIPVALFLQIWWLLVIAIALTCLGIYNINQKRHAILRNYPISGHIRFLFENFRPEVRQYFIEGDRDEVPFSRLQRSIVYQRAKDLDSTTAFGSLNDLTKPGTDWFLHSGRSHTIENHDFRVRVGNERCLQPYELSVLNISAMSFGSLSANAIEALNKGAKEGGFAHDTGEGSISPYHRKHGGDLIWELGTGYFGCRDDNGRFNPETFRQQAASEQVKMIEIKLSQGAKPGKGGVLPAAKITQEIAETRHIPMGVDCISPATHPEFSTPRELVQFWQKLRELSGGKPVGFKLCIGMPWEFMAIVKAMIEEDNYPDFIVVDGAEGGTGAAPVEFMDSVGMPLVDALIFVQNTLVGAGIRDKIKIGVSGKIISAFDIAKMMSLGADWCNSARGFMFAVGCIQSRSCHTNKCPTGVATQDPARQKALDVPDKSRRVKNFHGNTLKALSGLVGAAGLNHPSELKPHHIVRRQPDGWIKLLSEHYQFIDSGSLLTGDCGRRVLDDMWKLADPNSFQAMSIADEIVDAENERRRH